A region of Salvelinus namaycush isolate Seneca chromosome 9, SaNama_1.0, whole genome shotgun sequence DNA encodes the following proteins:
- the LOC120053927 gene encoding uncharacterized protein LOC120053927: MNTMSPRKKLLVPVSRRRMAKAGDDLFPFNLLPVECQLHVLSFLSEVDKCNSALVCSSWSCLVRSGKLWRVADFSRRGVIHLGQEGLLVSNREFERWKAWVQHYTHHLISRGASLLTLKASFDLGDQCNKWGELLSDLLENVHCRDLSHLDLNWTFTLLEPLDLRVGSNSHHDSITKIKMDQVTNFQVLLGKLSHSCPRITKMRLHFDWSETSVSLLTHFQHLRVLELKYFWVFKGVSPSTLQTLTKSLPNLKSLTLHILVPLRNLGISYTLESMSLEFLDVSPSRGLVFSSLNLPALRELRAKKIVRGITLDRRTRLRIQSRWPCLYQVLREGTPRLQALNNERLLPGWREQSYRELSSILQQSCYCLQHLDSWLW; this comes from the coding sequence ATGAACACCATGTCCCCAAGGAAGAAGCTTCTTGTCCCTGTCAGTAGAAGAAGAATGGCAAAAGCAGGGGATGACTTATTTCCTTTCAATCTTCTGCCGGTGGAATGCCAGCTCCATGTGCTTTCCTTCCTGAGTGAGGTTGACAAGTGCAATTCTGCACTTGTATGCTCCAGTTGGAGTTGCCTTGTGCGATCAGGGAAGCTTTGGAGAGTGGCAGACTTTTCTCGCCGTGGGGTGATCCACCTTGGACAGGAAGGACTGCTGGTGTCCAACAGAGAGTTTGAGCGTTGGAAAGCATGGGTTCAGCACTACACCCACCACCTTATATCCCGTGGGGCAAGCCTGCTCACCCTAAAAGCAAGCTTTGACCTGGGGGACCAGTGCAACAAATGGGGGGAGCTTCTCTCTGACCTCCTGGAAAATGTCCACTGCAGGGATCTCAGTCATCTGGACCTGAACTGGACGTTCACACTACTGGAACCACTGGACCTGCGGGTTGGTTCCAATTCCCACCATGACAGCATTACCAAGATCAAGATGGACCAGGTCACTAACTTTCAGGTGCTACTGGGAAAACTTTCCCACAGCTGCCCTCGGATCACCAAGATGCGCCTGCACTTTGACTGGTCTGAGACATCAGTGTCACTCCTTACTCATTTCCAGCACCTCCGTGTCCTTGAACTCAAGTACTTTTGGGTCTTCAAAGGAGTAAGCCCAAGCACTTTGCAGACCCTGACCAAGTCACTGCCCAACCTTAAGTCCTTGACATTGCATATCCTGGTGCCACTCCGAAACCTTGGCATATCTTACACGCTGGAGTCCATGTCTCTAGAGTTCCTGGATGTATCGCCTAGTCGTGGTCTGGTCTTCTCCAGTCTTAATCTGCCAGCATTACGGGAGCTAAGGGCCAAAAAGATTGTCCGTGGCATTACTTTAGACCGTCGAACCAGGCTTAGGATACAGAGCAGATGGCCCTGTCTGTACCAGGTTCTAAGAGAGGGGACCCCCAGGCTACAGGCCCTTAACAATGAGCGACTGCTTCCTGGTTGGAGAGAGCAGAGTTACAGAGAGCTGTCATCTATCCTCCAGCAGTCCTGTTATTGTCTCCAACACCTGGACAGTTGGCTCTGGTAA